A section of the Polyodon spathula isolate WHYD16114869_AA chromosome 29, ASM1765450v1, whole genome shotgun sequence genome encodes:
- the sphk2 gene encoding sphingosine kinase 2, whose amino-acid sequence MRSPAEFSRVPLSEAILHGEFGDHSGSGSSGGGAGPRYALTLTPSELHIQRLVPRPQDDRRTVVSLSDVVGCHVMRRKASPVKGGGAEEGEGPAYFSLYSYPVKKRRIGGGRCRQRVVRTFRVDSAARLSENRSVAEKWMTAVQCLLRGVNLTGNTEITSSLLPRPRRLLLLVNPFSGRGQAMQLCHTHILPMVREANISYNLIQTEHPNHARELMREIALQEWDGIVIISGDGLLHEVINGLMARGDWKQAIQTPVGILPCGSGNALAGAINHNAGFEMCLRDPLLMNCCFLLCKGGVCPMDLVSVTMSTSITAKHPGEKTATEPSEASSAKLERLASEEEGAGSASFGGGHRRLFSFLSVAWGFVSDVDIESERYRGLGSARFTLGTLVRLASLRSYRGRLSYLPQSAASLSSLSLPPLAQLQQPPRRPLSRSITEGLGAYSRVPLHRTVSDMGLSEERNLLKRNTLSALSPVPGCLQEGVGQDSEETPTFQAVPGTVQEVLPPPTPQSHPSSAVVQPACAPPSDGTATVQAFLSCLAEGVPSISEAAAGHPYKTAPTQEVPVSLAPPIPSPSPSPSYLHTSAFTFDLPVSADQNPTSELNHQSESSSQTRAGEWVARSNGSVDCTKQQSRFLARTMDAFDSVTQERGVKNDPVQKAGNHFPPRAEDETGPVDGLLQPLDQPVPKNWVTVEGDFVLVLALYQSHLGADLFAAPQARFDDGAIHLSFVRAGISRGVLLRLFLAMERGTHQEIESPFISHIQTRAFRLEPLSHRGTLTVDGELVPYGSLQAQVHPGMGRLIVGEPAVKITKF is encoded by the exons ATGAGGAGCCCGGCAGAGTTTTCAAGAGTGCCGCTTTCCGAGGCGATATTGCATGGAGAATTTGGGGACCACAGTGGCAGCGGTAGCAGTGGAGGGGGAGCCGGCCCCCGCTACGCCCTGACACTCACCCCCTCAGAGCTGCACATCCAGCGGCTGGTTCCTCGCCCCCAAGATGACCGCAGGACCGTGGTGTCGCTGTCCGATGTGGTCGGCTGCCATGTCATGCGTCGCAAAGCATCGCCGGTGAAGGGAGGAGGGGCCGAGGAGGGTGAAGGACCCGCCTACTTCTCCCTCTACTCCTATCCGGTGAAGAAGAGGCGGATTGGGGGCGGGCGCTGCCGGCAGAGGGTGGTCCGGACTTTCCGAGTGGATTCGGCGGCCCGGTTGTCGGAGAACCGGAGCGTGGCTGAGAAATGGATGACTGCTGTGCAGTGCCTGCTGAGGGGAGTGAACCTGACTGGAAATACAG AGATCACCAGCAGTCTCTTGCCCCGCCCCCGTCGCCTCCTCCTATTGGTTAACCCCTTCAGTGGGCGGGGCCAGGCCATGCAGCTCTGTCACACCCACATTCTGCCGATGGTCCGAGAGGCGAACATCAGCTACAATCTCATCCAGACAG AGCATCCGAACCACGCCCGGGAGCTGATGAGGGAGATTGCGCTGCAGGAGTGGGACGGCATTGTCATCATCTCCGGGGATGGACTGCTGCATGAG GTGATTAATGGTCTGATGGCTCGAGGGGACTGGAAGCAAGCTATCCAGACTCCAGTGGGGATCCTGCCCTGTGGCTCTGGCAATGCCCTCGCTGGGGCAATAAACCACAACGCTGG TTTTGAGATGTGTCTCCGGGACCCCCTCTTGATGAACTGCTGCTTTCTGCTGTGCAAGGGAGGAGTCTGTCCCATGGACCTCGTTTCCGTAACGATGTCGACATCGATCACCGCAAAGCATCCTGGGGAAAAAACTGCCACGGAACCCAGCGAAGCCTCGTCGGCAAAGCTGGAGCGACTGGCCAGCGAGGAGGAAGGGGCGGGGTCAGCGAGCTTCGGCGGGGGTCACAGGCGCCTCTTCTCCTTCCTGTCAGTGGCCTGGGGCTTTGTGTCCGACGTGGATATTGAGAGTGAGCGATACCGAGGGCTGGGCTCGGCTCGCTTCACACTGGGCACCCTGGTGAGACTCGCCTCCCTCCGGTCCTACAGGGGCCGCCTCTCCTACCTGCCCCAGTCTgccgcctccctctcctccctctccctgccCCCCCTCGCCCAGCTCCAGCAGCCCCCCAGGAGGCCTTTATCCAGGAGCATCACAGAGGGCCTGGGGGCCTACAGCCGGGTCCCCCTGCACAGGACGGTGTCTGACATGGGACTGAGCGAGGAGCGCAACCTACTGAAGAGAAACACCTTGAGCGCTCTGTCTCCCGTGCCGGGCTGCTTGCAGGAGGGGGTCGGCCAGGACTCGGAGGAGACTCCCACTTTCCAAGCAGTACCAGGGACTGTTCAAGAGGTGTTGCCTCCACCCACACCCCAGTCACACCCCAGCAGTGCTGTGGTGCAGCCCGCCTGTGCGCCCCCTAGTGACGGCACAGCAACAGTGCAAGCTTTCTTGTCCTGTTTAGCAGAAGGGGTGCCGTCCATTTCGGAAGCAGCTGCTGGTCACCCGTACAAGACTGCACCCACCCAGGAAGTACCAGTCTCACTGGCCCCTCCCATTCCCAGCCCCTCTCCTTCGCCCTCGTACTTGCATACTTCGGCATTCACCTTTGACCTCCCGGTGTCTGCCGATCAAAACCCCACCTCCGAACTGAACCACCAATCGGAAAGCAGCTCCCAGACGAGAGCTGGAGAGTGGGTAGCTCGATCTAATGGCAGCGTCGATTGCACGAAACAACAGTCTAGGTTCCTCGCACGGACGATGGATGCGTTCGACTCCGTAACCCAAGAGAGAGGTGTGAAGAACGACCCGGTGCAGAAAGCAGGAAACCATTTCCCTCCACGAGCGGAAGACGAGACCGGACCGGTTGACGGGCTCCTGCAGCCTTTGGATCAGCCGGTACCGAAGAACTGGGTGACCGTGGAGGGGGACTTCGTCCTGGTCTTGGCCctctatcagtctcacttggggGCAGACTTATTCGCGGCCCCCCAGGCCCGCTTTGATGACGGTGCCATCCACTTGAGCTTTGTGCGAGCCGGGATCTCCAGGGGGGTTCTGCTTCGACTCTTCCTGGCCATGGAGCGAGGGACCCACCAGGAGATCGAGAGCCCTTTCATCAGCCACATCCAGACCCGAGCCTTCAGACTGGAGCCCCTGTCCCACCGAGGCACGCTGACCGTGGATGGAGAGCTGGTGCCCTATGGATCTCTGCAGGCTCAG GTGCATCCTGGGATGGGTCGTCTGATTGTCGGAGAGCCTGCGGTGAAAATCACAAAGTTCTGA